Genomic segment of Verrucomicrobiota bacterium:
GATGAGCGTTTCGTGCCGGGCCTTGATTTCCTGGGCGCCTCCGCGCTGGCCGCGGGTGTGCTGGCTTTGGCGTCCCGCTTTCTGAAACCTCAATCCACTCCCACTCGTCATCCAACCCTGTTATGAAAAATGTTCTCATCGCCTTGGTCGCTTTCCTGGCCTTGAATCCTCAAGCCCGCGCGGCTTCCCAAGTGTTCGACTTCAAGGATCCCAAGGGCGTCAACAATGCAGTGTTCAAACTGGACGCCCCGCTGGAGGCGATCAACGGCAGCGCCCATGGAATTTCTGGCAGCGTCACGTTTGATCCGCAGAACCCCGCTGCCATCCAGGGCCGCATTCTCGTCGCCACCGCGTCGATGCAAGTGCCGAATCCCGTCATGAAAGAACACCTGCATGGCGCTCAATGGATGGATTCGGCCAAGCACGCGGAGATGAAATTCGAGGCGAAGTCACTCAAGAACCTGAAATCCAGCGGCGATACTCACGCGGGGGACTTGACCGGAGAGCTCACCCTCAAAGGGGTCACCCGGTCCGTCTCCGCGCCCGTCAAACTGACCTTTTTGAAAGACAAGCTCGGGCAGCGCGTGCCCAATCTCAAAGGAGATCTCCTGGTCATCCGCTCCCAGTTCACGATCAAGCGGACGGATTTCGGCATCAATCCCGCCGCGCCTCAGGACAAGGTCTCGGACGAGATCGAAATCACGCTCAGCATTGCCGGTGCCTCCGCCCGGTGAGGGTGAGGGGCTCGGGTTGAATTCCTGGAATGGTCAATGCGCTGACGCCGGTTGGACGTAGCTCTTTCCGCGATATTTTTTGGCTGCAAAGACATAAAGAATCGCGGTCACCAACATGGCCCCTGCGAAAAAGAGGAAATAATCAGGCCCCTGCAGCTTGGTGGTTTTATCCGGGTTCTGGATGAACCAGTTCACTCCGGCGGTAAAGGCATTCCCAAGGGAAATCGACAGCAGATAGATCGAGAGCGCCACAGATTTCAGGCTGGGGGGCGCCTGGGTGTAGGAGAACTCCAGATGAGTAATCGACACCATGATTTCGCCCATGGTCAGGATGACGAAGGCCAGGATTTGCCACCAGATCGTGGGGCGTTCGCCCGCCACGATGCGGGATTCGATCCAGGCTGGAATGAGAAAGGCCACCACGGTCAGGAACAGCCCCAAGCCGATTTTGCGCAGGGGGGTGAGGGGGAAAACCCGGTTCAAGGCGGGATAGATCACATAGGAGAACAGGGGAATCATGATCAGAATGAAGACGGGATTCGCCGTTTGAATCTGGGCCGAGAGGACTTCCCTCCCGAAAATGACGCGGTCCATTTTGTCGGCCTGCACGACCCAGGACGAAAAATTCTGCTGCCAAATGGCCCAGAACATGGCCACGAACGGCACCAGGACGAGCAGATTCATCAAGGCCCGGCGCCCCTCGGTTCCGGTGAGATCCGCCCAGAATCGTTCCCGGGCCGGAGGCACATGTACCATCGCCCGGCGCCCCATCCAAAACACGACGGTGGCCAGCAGCATCAGCACGCCAGGGGTTCCAAACGCAACCCTGGGTCCGAAGCGATCGAGCAGGTAGGGTATCATGATCGTGGACACCGCGGATCCGAAATTGATCGAGAAATAGAACCAGCCAAAAACTTTGGGCAGCAGATGCTGGTTTTTGTCTCCGAATTGATCCCCGACATTCGCGGAAACACACGGCTTGATGCCCCCCGCGCCGATCGCGATCAGGCCCAAACCCACACACAACCCAAGGCGCGTTTCGTCCAAGGACAGCGCGAAATGGCCGAAGCAATACACGATGGAAAGCGCCATGATGGTGCGATATTTGCCCCAGATGGCGTCTGACAAGATCGCACCCACGATCGGCAGGAAATACGCGGCCGTGACAAACATGTGATAATTTGTTTTGGCCTCTTCCGGGGTCATGGGGCTGGGACGGCCTTGAGCATCGAGCAGGGCGTTGCTGATCATGAACGGAACCAAAATGGAGTTCATGCCGTAGTAACTGAACCGCTCCGCAGCCTCATTCCCGATGATGAACGGAATCGCTGGGGGCATTCCCGAAGTAGCCACCGGGGTGGTACGATAAGAAGCGCTGGACATGCCCTCAGCGTAGGCGTCCACCCGGACCCCGGGCCAGGAAGAATTTGATCCGGCCCTCGGAGCGCGGCTGTGTCCGAAGGATCAGCCGCAGCAATGTTGCCTGGCACGAGTTCGTCGATTGTTCCTCCCGCGTCGAGACCGCGACCCGCTGCGGCTGGCTTTCAGCACAGCCGCGCTCCGAACGCGTCCCGGTTGTGAGAGGGACAAAGGCGACGAATTGGAACATGACCGCGCGGTTCAGGGCTGGGAGGTTCGATCGATGCTGATCCGGTTCATGGACAATTTGTTTTGCGGAGCGCGGCATTCACGCCGCATCCGGGTGTGTAGTCGAGCGCGGGTGGCGCTTCCGAGGGGGGTGGTTAAGCGCGAGGGAATGATGGCGCCGTTGGGAGGCTGCGCGGTAGGTGGAGTTCGACCTGGTCGGATAGGCGGAAACTGAATCGCCGTTTCAAGGTTGAATTGCCTCTGGTCAATCCTCAAAGTTCCGCCATGAAGTCTGTCTATTCCGGCCCGGCTTATGTCGTTCAGGACAACATCGACACGGATCAAATCATTCCGGCGCAATACTTGAATCTCATTCCCACCCTCCCGGAGGAGTATGAGAAACTGGGCAGTTACGCGATGATCGGGTTGCCCGAATCGCTCTATCCCATCCGGTTCGTGGCCGAAGGCAAACTCGACACCGACTACCCGATCATCATCGCGGGACGGAATTTCGGATGCGGAAGTTCGCGCGAACATGCGCCGATCGCGTTGGGCTCGGCCAGCACCCGGATCATTGTGGCGGAAAGCTTCGCGCGGATTTTCTTCCGCAATTGTGTGGCCACCGGCGAACTTTACCCTTGCGAGCTGACCTCCCGCCTGTGCGAGAGAGTGAAGACGGGGGATCGCGTCACGGTGGATCTCGATCAAGCCACCGTCACCCTGGCTGCCACCGGCGAGGTCATCGCGCTCAAATCGCTGGGCGATGTGCGTCCGGTGGTGGATGCCGGCGGGCTCTTCAATTTTGCGCGCAAAAGCGGTATGATTCCCGCTGCGACCTGATCCAGGATGGAATAGCACGGCTTGAATCGATCAGGCCGCGCGTTTCGACTGCCGCGCCCATTTTGGTTTCAACTGAGACCCCCAGATCATTGCATGCCCACACCCGCACCATTCCATCCGCCCATCCGCCTGCTCATGGGACCCGGCCCGAGCAACGTCGCGCCTTCGGTGCTTCAATCGCTGGCCATGCCGGTGCTCGGACATTTGGATCCGGTTTTTGTATCCATGATGGACGAGATCAAAGCCATGCTTCGCGAAGTCTTTCGGACCCGGAACGAAATGACCTTTCCGGTGAGCGGCACGGGCAGCGCGGGCATGGAGTTTTGTTTCGTCAATTTGATCGAGCCCGGAGACGAGGTGGTGATCGGTGTGAACGGCGTGTTTGGCACGCGGATGGTTGAAGTCGCCCAGCGCTGTGGAGCGAACGTCGTCAAAGTCGAAGCGCCCTGGGGCGAGATCATTCCGAAGGACTCCGTGGCGCAGGCCCTCCGTGGCCGCAAACCCAAGCTGGTTGCGATCGTCCATGCGGAAACCTCGACCGGAGCCCTGACGCCGGTGGAGGAGATTTCAAAAATGGCTCGCGAGTCGGGCGCGTTGATGCTGATCGACACGGTCACTTCGTTGGGCGGATGTCCGGTGGATCTCGACGCGTGGGGGATCGACGCGGTCTACAGCGGAACTCAGAAATGCTTGAGCTGTCCTCCCGGGCTGGCCCCGGTGTCGTTGGGGCCGCGCGCCATGGAGGCGGCCACGCGCCGAAAGAGCAAGGTTCAAAGCTGGTATCTCGATGTGAATTTGCTCTCGTCTTATTGGGGGCAGGAGCGGGTTTATCATCACACGGCGCCGATCTCGATGAACTACGCTTTGCACGAGGCTTTGCGGGTGGTTTTGGAGGAGGGATTGGAAGCGCGCTGGCGGCGGCATCGCGAACAACATGAGCGGCTGAGAGCGGGGTTGGAGGCCTTGCGGTTGTCGATCGTGTCCCAAGCGGGCCACCAGTTATGGCAATTGAACGCGGTGGGCGTGCCGGCGGGAGTGGACGAAGCGGCGGTGCGTAAGAAGCTGTTGGTGGAGCATGGCATCGAAGTGGGAGCGGGGCTTGGGCCGTTGAAGGGGAAGATATGGCGTTTGGGATTGATGGGGGAAACCAGCCGACCCGAACACGTCGATCGGTTCTTGAAAGCCTTTGGCCAGGTTCTCGCGGAAGCGGGTTACCGGCCCTGAATCCGTTTCCGCGTCTGTGAGCCCGGTTCCCGCGCCCCAGACCCCCGCCTCGGAAACGGAAGGCGCGAAGGCGCCGCGTTTCGGCTTGTTTCAAGCCACCGCCCTGAACATGGCCAACATGATCGGGGTGGGGCCTTTCATCACGATCCCGGCCCTGATGAGTTGCGTGGGGGAGGGTGGTCCTCAGGCGATGATTGGCTGGTTCATCGCGCTGATGATCACGATTCCCGATGGGTTGGTTTGGAGTGAGTTGGGCGCGGCGATGCCGGGTTCCGGAGGGACGTACCGGTACTTGCGCGAAGGATTCGGGCCTTCGCGATGGGGCGGTTTCATGGCGTTCCTTTTCATCTGGCAGTTCATTTTGAGCGGCCCGTTGGAGGTGGCGACCGCATTCGCGGGCATTCGCCAATACCTTGTCTTTTTGTGGCCGGAGATGAGTCCCGCCATGCGCAACGCGATTCCCGTGCTGGTGGGCATCGTCGCGATCTTTTTGCTTTATCGCAGAATTTCACATGTGGCTTGGATCACGGTCGCGCTTTGGACCGGGGTGATGATCACGGTGGGGGCGGTGCTGATTTCCGGGGTGCCTCATTTCCACATCAACCGGGTGAAGGACTTTCCGCCCGGGGCGTTCACGCTGAGTCCCGAGTTTTTCATCGGACTGGCCGCGGCGACGCGGATTGGCATTTACGATTATCTCGGCTATTACAACGTGTGCTACATCGCGCATGAAGTGAGGGATCCCGGCCGGGTGATTCCCCGGTCGATTTTGATCAGCATCGTGCTCGTGGCGATGATTTACGTCGGAATCAATCTGGCCATCATCGGAACGATCTCCTGGCGCGAGTTTGTGCCGGCGACGGACCCGCCGGCGCCGATCGCTTCCTGGCTGATCGAGCGTGTGCATGGGAAGACGGCGGCTTCCTGGTTCACGTGGCTGGTGATTTGGACCGCGTTCGGCTCGATCTTTGCGCTGATCCTGGGGTATTCCCGCATCCCTTACGCGGCGGCTCAAGACGGGACCTTTTTCAAATGGTTCGGCGGGTTGCATCCGGAGGGAGGTTTTCCCCATCGGTCATTGCTGGTGTTGGGCGGCATTTCGGTGGTCTGTGCGTATTTGCCATTGATGGCCTTGATTGACGCCCTGATTACGACGCGTGTGGTGGTTCAGTTCATGGGTCAAATCGTGGCTTTGGTCCTGTTGAGAAGGATGGCACCGCAGATGAAGCGTCCATTCCGAATGTGGCTTTATCCCTGGCCCGCGGGCTTGGCTCTCTTGGGCTGGACTTACATCTTGGTGACCACCAAGCCGCAGTGGTTGGTGGGGGGGCTCATCGCCTTGGTGGTGGGGGCACTCGCGTTTTTGCTCCGCGCGTCCGTGAGAAAGGAATGGCCGTTTGCGGTTGGCGAAGCGCCGCCCAACTCCTAGCCCGGAAATTTCAGGCTTGTTCCGCGACTGGGAATTTCCGGGCGAGGGCCGGGGCTGAGCATTCAAATCTCGAGGGTTCAAACGGTGCGGATTTCCGAGGCGCGGCTGGATCGGAAGGGTCTGCCGCAGCGCTTGGCTTTCATGATGGGGATGGAAGGTTCGCAGGGCCAGTGCCATGTGGAGGTGCTGCGGCTGATGCTTCGCACACAGCCGCGCTCCGAAAGCGTCCCCAAGAGCGATGCCGGATACGACCCACCCCTTGCTGATGCCCCCGCGCCGGGCGGTGCATCTGCAAGTTGCCAGGGCGCGCCGTTCACGGCGCTGCCGCGCGCAGCACCGACTACCTGCGGATGCACCGCGCGCCAGGTTGGAATTGCGATTGTGCTTGGGCTGAGGTTTTGGCACGGTAGCAGACGTGAAGCCCTCCGTAGATCGCTTTGCGACGCGGCACGTCTTCCTCGCTGGAATAGCCCTCGGGTCTGTCTTTGCCGGGCTCACATTGGGTGTCTGGAATGGGAACCTTTTAGGCGGGAGAGATGGTTCGCGGGAGGTTGCCGCGCAACTCGTTCAAGAAAGGGCGGATAGCCGGGAACGCCCGGTCTCAAAATCTTCCGGTGAGGCCGTGGAAGGAGAACATTCCTTGGCTCAATTCAAGCGTTGGCTGTATTCGATCCCACCGGGAACTGCCTTGACCGAGTTGACCCCCGAGCTCTCCGCGCGCCTGGCTCGGGTGTCGAAGGATGAACTGCCGCGAGTCCTGGAGTGGACAGCCGGAGTCGAGCGAGGCGATCTCAAACGCCTGTTGCTAGTCTTGCTGATGGACCGGTGGCCGGTTCGGCAGCGTGACGAGGCTTTGGCTATGGCGGGACTCATGCCGGACTCGAGGTCCGCGCGATCCACTTTGATCGCTCTGCTTGAACATCGTTCCGAGTCGGACTGGGAGGGAGCGGCGCGGTGGGTGCGGAGGGTTTCGGACGACGGGCTCAGGCGGCGTGGCGCCGAGGCGGTGCTGCTCGTGCTGGCGGCGAGAGAGCCTGAACAGGCCATGGAATGGATCGAGACGTTCAACCTCAAGGGAGGAGTCGCGGGAGTCCGAGAAGGCGTCTTCCGACGATGGCTGCTGTCCACTCCGGAGCGTGCCCTTGCGTGGTGGTTGCGCCCCTCGGAGACTTTGGAACCTGTGGAACGATCGCGCTTGCTGGCCTCGGCCGTCGATCTGGAATCAGAACTTCCAGTGACCGCCGCGGGCAAGGTCAGGGCGTTGAGTTACTTCGATTCCAAACGGGAAGTGCCCGAGTCGGTCAAGGCCTGGACACGGATGGATGGACCCGGCGCCTGGCGTTGGACTTCGACGATACCCGATTTTTACTCGCGAGAGAACGCCCAGTTGGCGGTGCTCGCGGGATGGGCGAGTTCCGATTTGCGGGGGGCGCTGGCGTGGACGGCGACGAAACTGGATACCGACGGGGAGATGCTGCAGTTGGCCAAGATGTTTGTGACTTTCTTGGGTGCGGAGAGTTTCGACGCTGCTGTGGATTGGACGAGGAAGATTCAGAATGCAGCCCAAAGGAACACGATTTTTCGGCAACTCGTGGAGAGTGTCGCGGAACGGAATCCTCAGGCGGCGGCGGAATGGCTTTCGAAGCAATCCGACCCCAGCCTGGTCGAGGCGGCGATGGGGGATGTGGTGGGGCATTGGTCGAGGAAAGATCCCACGTCCGCGGCGAAGTGGGTGGAGGCGTTCCCGGAAGGCAAGATGCGAGATGAAGCGTGGCATACCGTGGCCCGCCAATGGACCTTTGAAGGACACGACCAAGCCATCGCTTGGATTGATGCGTTGCCTCCGGGTTCGGGACGGGACAAGGCCCTTGAGGCTTATGTGGAGAGCGTGGATGGATCCCGTCCGGATCTGGCGGCGTTGTGGGCGCTGGAAATCGATTCGCCGATCGATCGCGAGAGGTGGTTAGTGCATGCCGCCGGCCGTTGGATCCAGAAGGACCGCCACGCGGCGATGGAGTGGATCGAGCAGGCGGATTTGCCGGAGGATGTGAAAGGGCGGTTGCTTCCGAGAGAACGTTGACAGGTTTCTCGGAGGGACGCCATGTTGAAGCCATGCGTCAGGCCAGGATGAGATTTTCCGGACTTCCCGAAGTGGCTCAGAGCCGTTGCCGGCTTTGGAAGCCGTGCAAGCTTATCGGGACGGTTTGTCGGGTTTGCCGAGGAAGGAAGCGGATGCCAAGAGCATCCCAAGCACGGAGACGCGGGGGGCAAAGGCTCGCGGGTTGAGAAAACGAGTGCCGATGTCCGAGTCCATCCGCCGCCGTGATATTTGACGCCTGGGGATTGCGGGAATGAGCATGGATCGAGAATCGCGACACTCCACCCAGCGTCACAAATCTGCGCCCCGTGAAGGCACGCGGGCTTCATGAAAATCCCCAACGCGTGTAGGCCGGGTCCCACGACCCGGCGCCATGCGAGGCCCCCAACCTGGGGCTATGATGGATGACGTTTTGCTTTGCCCGGCGTCATTCGCCCCTTCGGAAAAAACTTTCCCAATAGGTTGTAAGGCCGATCAACGGACGGTTGTGGTGGCGCGTTCCTGAATCCAGATCACGTCCTTGTTGCCGGGCGATGAG
This window contains:
- a CDS encoding YceI family protein — its product is MKNVLIALVAFLALNPQARAASQVFDFKDPKGVNNAVFKLDAPLEAINGSAHGISGSVTFDPQNPAAIQGRILVATASMQVPNPVMKEHLHGAQWMDSAKHAEMKFEAKSLKNLKSSGDTHAGDLTGELTLKGVTRSVSAPVKLTFLKDKLGQRVPNLKGDLLVIRSQFTIKRTDFGINPAAPQDKVSDEIEITLSIAGASAR
- a CDS encoding POT family MFS transporter, translating into MSSASYRTTPVATSGMPPAIPFIIGNEAAERFSYYGMNSILVPFMISNALLDAQGRPSPMTPEEAKTNYHMFVTAAYFLPIVGAILSDAIWGKYRTIMALSIVYCFGHFALSLDETRLGLCVGLGLIAIGAGGIKPCVSANVGDQFGDKNQHLLPKVFGWFYFSINFGSAVSTIMIPYLLDRFGPRVAFGTPGVLMLLATVVFWMGRRAMVHVPPARERFWADLTGTEGRRALMNLLVLVPFVAMFWAIWQQNFSSWVVQADKMDRVIFGREVLSAQIQTANPVFILIMIPLFSYVIYPALNRVFPLTPLRKIGLGLFLTVVAFLIPAWIESRIVAGERPTIWWQILAFVILTMGEIMVSITHLEFSYTQAPPSLKSVALSIYLLSISLGNAFTAGVNWFIQNPDKTTKLQGPDYFLFFAGAMLVTAILYVFAAKKYRGKSYVQPASAH
- a CDS encoding 3-isopropylmalate dehydratase, with the translated sequence MKSVYSGPAYVVQDNIDTDQIIPAQYLNLIPTLPEEYEKLGSYAMIGLPESLYPIRFVAEGKLDTDYPIIIAGRNFGCGSSREHAPIALGSASTRIIVAESFARIFFRNCVATGELYPCELTSRLCERVKTGDRVTVDLDQATVTLAATGEVIALKSLGDVRPVVDAGGLFNFARKSGMIPAAT
- a CDS encoding alanine--glyoxylate aminotransferase family protein is translated as MPTPAPFHPPIRLLMGPGPSNVAPSVLQSLAMPVLGHLDPVFVSMMDEIKAMLREVFRTRNEMTFPVSGTGSAGMEFCFVNLIEPGDEVVIGVNGVFGTRMVEVAQRCGANVVKVEAPWGEIIPKDSVAQALRGRKPKLVAIVHAETSTGALTPVEEISKMARESGALMLIDTVTSLGGCPVDLDAWGIDAVYSGTQKCLSCPPGLAPVSLGPRAMEAATRRKSKVQSWYLDVNLLSSYWGQERVYHHTAPISMNYALHEALRVVLEEGLEARWRRHREQHERLRAGLEALRLSIVSQAGHQLWQLNAVGVPAGVDEAAVRKKLLVEHGIEVGAGLGPLKGKIWRLGLMGETSRPEHVDRFLKAFGQVLAEAGYRP
- a CDS encoding APC family permease, yielding MANMIGVGPFITIPALMSCVGEGGPQAMIGWFIALMITIPDGLVWSELGAAMPGSGGTYRYLREGFGPSRWGGFMAFLFIWQFILSGPLEVATAFAGIRQYLVFLWPEMSPAMRNAIPVLVGIVAIFLLYRRISHVAWITVALWTGVMITVGAVLISGVPHFHINRVKDFPPGAFTLSPEFFIGLAAATRIGIYDYLGYYNVCYIAHEVRDPGRVIPRSILISIVLVAMIYVGINLAIIGTISWREFVPATDPPAPIASWLIERVHGKTAASWFTWLVIWTAFGSIFALILGYSRIPYAAAQDGTFFKWFGGLHPEGGFPHRSLLVLGGISVVCAYLPLMALIDALITTRVVVQFMGQIVALVLLRRMAPQMKRPFRMWLYPWPAGLALLGWTYILVTTKPQWLVGGLIALVVGALAFLLRASVRKEWPFAVGEAPPNS